The Thermosinus carboxydivorans Nor1 DNA segment GGGAGGTATTTATGCCGGTTGCAGTCTGGTGCCCAAGCTGTGTGCCGATGTTTATAAAGCCTTTGCCAGCGGTGATTTGGCGGAAGCGCTTCGCCTGCAAAAAATTGCGTCGCTTATTCCGCTCATGGGCGGGTTTGGCGCCAATGCCGCCGTTATTAAATTCGGGCTTAGCCGTCTAGGCATTTGTGGGCCTACGGTGTCGGCTCCGCTCGGCCTGGCAGGTGGTCCGGAAATTCACGACAAAATCCTGGCCTGGATGCGCAGATTGGGTCTTGAGGTATAACTTACGAAGAAGTAAGAAACCAGCGTCATATGACGTTGGTTTTAATTTTGATCACAGTTTAATACCAATGAATTGACCGGTTTGTACAGGGGCGTTTTGAATAACTTTGGGCGGTAAGATATTAAAATGCTTAAAAAATTTTTTTGCTCCGATATAAGCGCCTTTCGAAGCATAACGAATGGGGAATGAATTAAGTTGTTGCTCCGCCACCGGCATTATACCCAACGCATTCTTTTCCCGGTCATAGCCTAGCATGCAGAAATGACGGTCGGCCAACAGTTCTGCCGCTTTTTTATTAAAAACAATGCGCCCATTGGGGCGAACCTCGATTTGTGCCGCCATTTCTTTCGGCGCCCGCTCTTTTTTCGGTTGGTACAGAGTAAACGAAAATTCCATGCCTTTCACTCCTTGTTATCTTTTTCTACTAACAGTATGCACCAATTTCAAAATATATAAACATCTGTCAAAGTTTCACGGTTTTTCGGTATAATGGAGTAAAGAGAGCGAAAGAGGTGCGTTTTGTGAGTCAGATTTGGTTGTACTTATTAGTAATAATGGTTGGTGGCAGTGTAGCTAAATACTTATTTGCCAGTTGGGTTGCCTGGGTTATCATTGACTTGGTTGTCTTTGGCCTCTGCTATCTCGTTCTCAAGCGTTATCCTTATATTAATATGAAAAAGAGTCTACTCTTTTTGGGTGGCTTAACCTTAATCAATATTTTGGTGGACGTCGGTCTACTCGGTGGTATGGCTGCCAATTTGGTTCTGTTGCTGATTATTGGTTGGCTGCTATTTGGCAATAGCAGTAATCGCCCGCCCAATATTCGCCATAAATGGCACAAGTAGTGGAAGAGGTGGTGGTGTGAACTATAGACTTTTGGCGCGAACGGCTTTATTGCTGGCGCTGACAATTCTTTTTCAGTCGTTGCGCTTTTTCATTCCCATCCCCGCGGTGTTTTCTACTTTTATTATAGGAAGCCTTGTGAACGGTTGCTTACTGATAGCGGCCGAAACGGTTGGCTGGCGGTCAGCTTGTTTAATTGGTGTAATTGCCCCTGTTGTTGCCTATTTTCAGCAACTCTTGCCGCTGCCTGTTTTTATTGTCCCTGTTGCCGGCGGCAATTTCCTCCTGGTGATATGTTATAGCGCTGCCCTAAGGCTGTCGCGCTGGTTGGCCGTTGGCGGAGCAGCCATAACTAAGGCGGTATTTTTGTATTTAAGTTTTGTTTGGTTATTCACCTGGGTTTCCATTCCGCCAAAAATCGCCGCCGGTTTGCTCTTCGCCATGAGCTGGCCCCAGTTTATAACTGCGTTGGTGGGCGGGGTTCTTACTACCATCGTTGTACGGCGCTTTCGGTCGGTGAATTAGTTTGTGATGAAAATCATGGAAAATTGTGATATACATCACGGCGGGCAATAGCCGGGCGCTTTACAATAGAGACTGTAAAAGCAATATTGCGAAGGAGGAATTATAGCGTGGGTATGTTCTGTTATCAGTGTGAGCAAACGGCCGGCGGTGTTGGTTGCACCAAAGTAGGCGTTTGCGGAAAGAATGAGGATCTTGCCGGTCTCCAGGACACTCTCATCTTCGGACTTAAAGGTATTGCCGCTTATGCCCATCACGCCCGTGAACTCGGTGTGCGCGACGAACAAATTGATGCATTTATGCACGATGCACTATTCTTTACCCTTACTAATGTAAATTTCAATCTTGAACGACACATTGAAATGGTTCTAAAGTGCGGCGAAATGAACTTGCGGGTAATGGAACTCTTAGATAAAGCCCATGTTGCCCGTTACGGTTCGCCTGAACCAACCAAAGTATTTACTGGTCTGAAAAAAGGTCATGCCATCCTGATTACCGGTCATGATCTGCTTGATCTGGAAGAATTGCTCAAGCAAACCGAAGGAACTGGTATTAATGTATACACGCATGGCGAAATGCTGCCTGCCCATGCTTATCCTGAACTGAAAAAATATCCGCACCTGGTAGGCAATTACGGTACGGCATGGCAGAACCAGCGCAAAGAATTCGAAGAATTTCCGGGCGCAATTGTGGTAACGACCAACTGCGTCATGCCGCTCACCGACAAGAATACTTACGGCGACCGCATTTTCACCCGGACTATTACCGGACTGGAAGGTGCTACCCACCTGCCTACCCGTGACTTCTCCGCCGTTATCGCCAAAGCCAAGTCACTGCGGCCAGCCGAAGAAAAAGAAGGCGAGTACACACTGACTACCGGTTTCCATCACAATGCTGTACTTGGCCTGGCTGACAAGATTGTAGAAGCTGTAAAGGCTGGCAAAATCAGACGGTTCTTCCTTGTCGGCGGCTGTGATGGCGCAAAACCAGGCCGCAACTACTACACTGAACTTGTCCAAAAAATACCTAAAGACTGTGTCATTCTTACCGTGGCCTGCGGCAAGTACCGTTTCAACCATCTTGATCTGGGCGATATTGATGGCATTCCCCGTCTGCTTGACCTTGGTCAGTGTAATAATGCTTACTCGGGTATCCAAATCGCCCTGGCATTGGCGAAAGCTTTTAACTGCGGCGTAAACGACCTGCCGCTGTCGCTTATCCTGTCCTGGTATGAGCAAAAGGCAGTCGCCATCTTGCTGACTCTGCTCTACCTGGGTGTTAAGAACATCCGCATTGGCCCCAGTGCGCCTGCTTTCCTCACGCCGAATGTCCTCAAACTGCTCAACGAGAAATATGGTCTAAGCCTTATTACAACTCCTGATGAGGATCTAAAGGCTATTTTGGGCTAATAATGAAAAAATTCCCGGCAAAAAGCTTTTTGCCGGGAATTTTTTTCATGTCGACCGTATTCCTAGCAGGATACGGTAAGGACCAGGCGTGCCAGGAGGAATAAGAGCAACACGGTCGCCGGGGTTGATTACTGCGTCCAAAGGCTGAGCGCGGCCATTGATAAACAGGGCCTCTACCTGGTCTTTATTAATAGCCAATTGTTCCAGTAGTTCGTAGCCTGATAAGGGAGCGGAGAGGGGATAGTAATAGGGGAAAGGCCAGCCGCGCTCTTGAAACAGATTCATTAGCCGGGCAAAACCCCGCAATTCAATCGTGGTTTCCATAACGCTCGCCTCCCTGTTATTTTTCATACCGGCATGCCAAGCCGGCTGGATTAAAACAAGCGTTGCAGGATATGCATTTTGCTTTTGCCTGGCCGGCGCAAAGCCGGTGGATGAGATCAGGTTCTTTGATGAAAGGTCGGCTGAGAGCAACCATGTCGGCGTAGCCGTTTTGCAGCAAGCCTTCCATCGTAGCTGTTGAACGCAAACCGCCTACTAAAATCACCGGAATACGGACAGCTTCTTTTATTGCTCGGGCATCGGCGGCGAAGTATGCCTCATCCTCTTCGCTACGGATATTCGGGCGCGACATGACGCCTTTGGCCTCACGGATCCCGCCGCTGACCTCGATTGCCGCCGCTCCGAGCCGCTCGAGCAAGCGGGCCGTGTAGACAACGTCTTCGCGCGTTAAGTAGCCTGGGCCGGAAAGACCGTCGGTACAATTAAGTTTGGCAAGTATGGGGAAATCGCTGCCTACTGCTGCGCGGCAGCGAGCCATGATTTCTCGGATAATACGGGTGCGGTTTTCGATTGAACCACCCCATTCGTCTTGACGCCGATTGGTATAAGGTGACAAAAATTGCGAAAGGCAGTAACCATGAGCGATATGGAGCTGCACGCCGTCACAGCCGGCTTTTTTTGCCCGTTCGGCCGCAGCGACGAATGCGTTAATCAACGCCCAGATTTCGTCACCGGTTATTTCTCGGGGGGTAATGCCAGTACTCCCGTCAGTGACAGCAGATGGCGCTACCGGTGTTTCACCTTCCGTTAAATCGGGTGAAGTTTGCCGACCGGCGTGAGAGATTTGCACAATCAGTTTGGCGCCATGGCGGTGCGCCGCTTGAGCCAGCAAACGATAGCCGTCAATAAACCGGTCGTCATAGATACCGTTTTGGCGAATGCTTGCCCGGCCAAGCGGATGTTGTACATAGGCATGGGCGGTGATAATCATGCCGACGTCGCCGCGGGCTAGGTTTTCATAAAGTTCTACTTGGGCTTCAGAAATTCGTCCGTCTTCATGACCCAGCCAGTCCTGAGTGGCCGAGCGGACAAAGCGGTTTTTTACCGTCAGGCTTCCGATAGTAAAGGGAGTAAACAAAATGCTCATAATGACCTCCTTGATATCTTTATTTTTGTGAGTGAAAAAAAGACTTGCCGGCATGTAGCCGAGAGAGGAAGTAAGGAGCAAGAAAACGAAATTAGTGAGAAAAGAAAGAGGGGTGTGACATGAGTACGATCACCAGTGCCCGTGAACGGGCCGGACAGAATTTCAAGGAAGGGTATAACTGTGCTGAAGCGATTTTGCGGGCCTTCCGGGACATGCTGGATCTCGAGCTCAGTGATGCAGCCATCCGTATTGCATCCGGATCCTCACCCCTTTGACACCCGGGAGCACTTGCGTAACTGCCTGAAGATTACGGGCGTAACGGCAAGCTTATTAGAAGAATTCTTGCGGGAAAAAGAACTTATGCCGGGCGTAACAAACTAAAAAATTCTTGTCAAAAGGTGACCGTTGCGGCGCAGCCAGCTTTGTTCCGTCTGGTAGTCGGGGAGGTGCTTGGTAACGATTTGCCAAAATCGCTCGGAATGATTTGGGACTAAAAGGTGACAAAGTTCATGGACTACCAAATAATCAATAACCTTGGGCGGGGCCATAATCATGCGCCAATTGTACGATATCGTTCCCCGTGATGAACAACTTCCCCAGCGGGTTTTCTGATCACGGAGGGTAATGCGCGTAGGCTGGACGCCGATCCGTTTTGCCCAATGAGCAGTACGCTCGGTAAGTATGATTCGTGCTCGCTCAAGATACCATTGCTTTAAAATTTCCTGACAACTAGCCGCCTGTTCGGAGCATCCGTGAATGATAATGCGGTCGTGTTCCAAGGTTACTTTTGCAGGGGTGCCATCAGACAATGAATAAATTGGATAACTTTGGCCCAGATAGAGAATTGGTACTCCTGCTTCTACCGTACGATTGACCGGACATTCGGCGATATTCGCGAGCCGGGCCGATTGCTGCACGATCCACCTGGCCTTGGTACACAGTATTTTTTCCAGATAAGCTTGCGAACAGCAGGTCGGAGCGGTTATTTCAACAACATACGGAGAAACCATCTTTAACTGCACCGTTTTACGGCGTTTGCTATATGTTACCGTGTAAGTTATCGTTTGTCCGGTAAGAGTAATCTGCGGCATGCTTTCACCTTTTTTGAGGGAATATATATTGGAATTAGTCATTTTATGCATTGTTTCCTTCCAAACTAACCGGCTCAATTTTATCACTAATCTCTTGACAATAGGGCGTAACCGTGCTATTATACATAATGTCCATTGCACAACTGAATTCATGCCGGAGTGGCGGAACGGCAGACGCAGCTGACTCAAAATCAGCCGGGGATTTCCCCGTGGGGGTTCAAGTCCCTTCTCCGGCACCACTTATTCATAAAACTCCGAGGCTTGTACCTTGGAGTTTTTTTATTTGGGCCATGCGCAGCCACGAGGACAAGGCAGTGACGGTAAGGTATAATGATGATATAAAAACGTAAACCGGGGAGGACGATGATGCAACGCATTTCTTGGTTATCTGTATTATTGGCGATATTTGTTCTTCTAGATATGGGAAGTTATTCCAGCGCTGCGGCGGCAGCAGCCAAAGTAAGGCTTGGGGTGGAAAACATTGAGCACTACATGTATTTGTTTCAAGGAAAAAGGGTAGGGCTGATAACCAACCATACGGGTATTGATAGCAACTTTCGGAGTACGGTGGATATCCTAAACGAAAAAACCAATTTGGTCGCACTCTTTGCCCCTGAGCACGGCATTCGCGGCAACGTTCCGGCTGGAGCTGCCGTTGGTTTCTATACGGACGAGCGAACGGGGGTAACGGTGTATAGCCTTTATGGCGCCACCAAGAAACCAACACCGGAAATGCTGGCGAATGTGGACGTTCTGGTCTTTGACATTCAGGACGTAGGCGCCCGGTTCTATACATATATTTACACCATGGCCTATGCCATGCAGGCTTGCAGCGAGTTGGGCAAGACTTTCGTGGTTTTGGATCGCCCTAATCCGGTAGGAGGAGTGCAAGTGGAGGGAAAGGTGTTGGAACCTGAATTTCAGTCTTTTATCGGCTTATATCCCATACCGATACGCCACGGTATGACGGTAGGGGAATTGGCGCAGCTGTTTAACAGTGAGTTTGGCATCAATTGCGATTTGCATGTCGTTAAGATGACGGGATGGCGGCGCGACATGCTTTATGATGAAACCGGCCTTCCCTGGGTTATGACTTCTCCGAACATGCCAACGGTCGACACTGCCCTTGTCTACAGTGGTATTGGCATATTTGGCGGAACGAATATCTCGGAAGGGGTAGGAACCACCCGGCCTTTCGAGTTGGTAGGCGCACCTTGGTTGGATGCCCAAGAGCTGGCCGACCGAATGAACGCCCAGCACTTGCCGGGGGTTATTTTCCGGCCGGCTTATTTCACCCCCGCTTTTTCCAAGTATAAGGGACAAGTATGCGGCGGCGTACAAATCCATGTCGTGGACCGGAAAGCCTACAAGGCCGTCCGAACCGGGCTTGCGCTTTTATATACTATTATAGAGCTAAGCGGCGATAAATTTAGCTTTAACGCCCCGTACCGCGAAGGCAGCAAGCCTAATATTGATTTGGCCACTGGGGACGACTCGTTGCGCTTGGGACGCTACACGCTCGATGAAATAATAGCCGCTTGGGATGCGGAAGCAGAGCAGTTTCGCCAATTGGCTAAACCATATTTGCTTTATGAATAAGCAAAAATGGTTTTTAATATTGTTAGGGAAAAAGGGGCGTCCCTGGCTTAGCGTATGATTTTTTCGATCCCGTAGTATTAGGCTACCAGTGAAATGACAGTTACAGGAATGGCAGCATAGAGCAGTGATGCTCATGCCGCGCAGGCTACAGCCAGCCAGTTCGGCGGTGAACGCAGCAGCCGAAACTCACGCATTCCCACTTTTCCAATCGTATAGTTGCCAGCCCCAATTAACATCCAGAGAGTGTTTCGATTAAACGTTTATTGTTCGGGAAATTGACAAGGTATAAGCAGCCGTTTCCAGGGAATAATTCTAGGAAAAAGAAGGAATGGAGGGTTTTTTGTGACAACTAAAATGACGCGTATACCCGTCAAGCGCATCCTGTTTGACAGTCGCACTCCTGACGGCAACAATACGTTTGAGTTCACCATCGACTGCGGCGCTGTTTATTTTGGCGCAGTATACGACGGTGACGGCAGCTTGCTGACTATTGACCAATACTTTTATACGGACAACTTTTCGCGTGACGATTTAAATGCGGTGGTGGCTGAAGATCAATTGTTAGCAGTGGACGACAGCGATTTTCCTACCAAAACTTATCTGTTAACAAAGGGTATTGCCGGCAATGAATGGCTGCGCTTTCATGCCGTTGTCCCCCGCGAAATTGATCCTGACTATTTTTACCAAAAATATGTGGGCGAGTAGCTTCGACCGGTGCACACCGGCTTTTATTTTGGGAAAAGCGCAATATTTAGCAATAATATGGAATTTTTTGATAAATATGGAAATTGATACAATATTTTAAAAAGTATTAAAGGGAGAACCCAGTAGTAAGCGTAGTTTTTTGTCGAAAAAGAGAGAACCCATAGATTAAGCAAAATACGAATTTAGTATTTGAATGGTATGCAATTTCGACAGCATACCATTTTTTTGCAAGTAAAATGTCGTATTTTTACGAAAACTATTTGGTTTATCATGGCAGGAAATACATTTATTTACAAGAATTCTAATCATCACCTTAATAGCATTGGATATTTTAAAGGGGATGACGACTTGTGTATTCTGCTGAAGCTCCTCAAAATAAAATCGTATACTTAAATAAAGAGGATGAATATAGTGACTACTTTGAAAACGTGAAAACAGGAATTTTATTTTTGGACGACCAACTGCGAATAAAAAACCTCAATCGCGAGGCGGAGAAACTCTGTGGCGTTGATCGCACGGCGGTATTGGGAAAGCGGTCTGACCATGTTTTCCGCCATTATGGTGAAAAGTTTCTGCGCATTTTTTCTTTGTCTGAGTATGATGATCTTTATACCACTAGCCTGAAATTGAAGATTAAGGATCAAATAACTTATCTCCACATTGATGCTTTAAAATTGCGGGATTCGGCTGGCGGCATAAGCGGGATGATTGTTATCATGCAAGATGTCTCGGCGGTTCGCGCGGCTATCAAGCAAATTCAAACAACGCAGATGCTCATGTCCTTAGGCGAACTAGCTGCCGGGGTGGCTCACCATGTTCGAACGCCTCTAACAACTATCAGCGGCTATCTCCAGGTTATGCTGAACCGCCTAGATAATGATCAGTATACCGTTCGGCGCGAAATCCTTGAAATGCTGCTTGACGAAGTTAGCTATATAAATAAAGTTGTCAAAGAGTTGGTTTTATTTGCCAAACCGCAAATCCAAAAACAGCCGTGGGTTAATCTCAATCGGCTGTTGGAAGAGGCGCTGCGTCTGACTTTTAAGCAGCTCGGCGGCGAAAATATCGTTATCGATAAGCAACTGGCGGAAAACTTGCCGCAGATTTGTGCCGATGGCAATATGCTTAAGCAAGCTTTTATCAACATTATGCAAAACGCAATTGAAGCGATGCCGGAAGAAGGAGTATTAAGTTTGAAGTCGTGGCTCCACGCTGATCTTAATATGCTTGTCGTGGCCATTGCCGACACCGGCCCGGGAATTCCGCCGGAAATTCTGTCACGGGTTTTTGAACCATTTTATACTACCAAACTGGACCGGATGGGACTGGGGCTGCCGATAGCCCATCGCATTATCGCCGAACATGGCGGGTTTATCAATATCAATTCTGAAAATCAAGGCACCCGCGTTCATGTATACCTGCCTATAACTGATGACCGTGTACGTCATCTAACGGTAGTGCATCAGCAAATTTTAAACTTACAATAACTGTCAGGGGACCGGAAATTTTTCGGCCCTTTTTTTGCGTTGTCTCTTTGTCATAGGCCAAAGGTCTCTCTCATATATGATACTGTTATAAAACAGTAAAGAAGGGATGCCTGGTGGCTGTTGGCAGAGGGGCAGCGATCGCTGTCCTATTGCTGTTTCTTGCAATCTTGCCAGCCTATGCCCAGATCGACCCTGATATCGCATCACCCAATATTGTAATTAACCTGCCTAGTCGTACTCTCGAATTTTATTCCGGGAGTACACTTGTCAAGGTATACCCAGTAGCGATCGGCAAACCTTCCACGCCTACTCCAACGGGGAATTTTAGTATTATTAGCAAGGAGGTGAATCCCTGGTGGTTCCCGCCGCGCGGCGGGGCGGCAGTTCCTCCCGGTCCTGACAATCCTCTAGGCTATCGCTGGATGGGTTTTTTGCCCATGTACGGCATTCATGGTACTAATACGCCCTGGGCAATAGGTACGGCCGTTTCTAATGGGTGTGTGCGAATGCATGAGGCGGATGTGGAGGAACTGTATGAGGTAGTGCCGTACGGTACACCGGTAAAGGTCACCTATGACCGTGTCAAGGTCAGAGTGGATGCTCACGGTAACGCGTCGGTCGGAATTTATCCCGATATCTATGGTTATAGTGACGTCACGCTGAGCGAGATAAAGCGCAAGCTTGCTGCGTATGGCTTGGCCGGTCTGGTAAGCGATGACTTTTTACTAAGGCTCATCCGCGAGGAACCAGATCGGCAGGTGGTAATTGCCCAATTCCATCAAATCCGCGTGAACGGCAAAACACTTGTTGAGCGGGCTGTTTATCAAGAGAACACGCTGTTCGTACCCGTCTGGGCCATTGCCGGTGCACTTAAGCGCAATATTCAATGGGATGAACAGACTCAGACCGTCCGCGCTGGCAATTTCAGCGCCCCTGGCATTGTCAAGGGCGACATCCTGTATATTACGTTCGACAACGTCCAGGTTTTGTTTGGTGGTCAGCAGCGTTGGCAACAAGAAGAAAGGCGCCTGGATAT contains these protein-coding regions:
- a CDS encoding ECF transporter S component produces the protein MNYRLLARTALLLALTILFQSLRFFIPIPAVFSTFIIGSLVNGCLLIAAETVGWRSACLIGVIAPVVAYFQQLLPLPVFIVPVAGGNFLLVICYSAALRLSRWLAVGGAAITKAVFLYLSFVWLFTWVSIPPKIAAGLLFAMSWPQFITALVGGVLTTIVVRRFRSVN
- the hcp gene encoding hydroxylamine reductase, encoding MGMFCYQCEQTAGGVGCTKVGVCGKNEDLAGLQDTLIFGLKGIAAYAHHARELGVRDEQIDAFMHDALFFTLTNVNFNLERHIEMVLKCGEMNLRVMELLDKAHVARYGSPEPTKVFTGLKKGHAILITGHDLLDLEELLKQTEGTGINVYTHGEMLPAHAYPELKKYPHLVGNYGTAWQNQRKEFEEFPGAIVVTTNCVMPLTDKNTYGDRIFTRTITGLEGATHLPTRDFSAVIAKAKSLRPAEEKEGEYTLTTGFHHNAVLGLADKIVEAVKAGKIRRFFLVGGCDGAKPGRNYYTELVQKIPKDCVILTVACGKYRFNHLDLGDIDGIPRLLDLGQCNNAYSGIQIALALAKAFNCGVNDLPLSLILSWYEQKAVAILLTLLYLGVKNIRIGPSAPAFLTPNVLKLLNEKYGLSLITTPDEDLKAILG
- a CDS encoding MoaD/ThiS family protein, translating into METTIELRGFARLMNLFQERGWPFPYYYPLSAPLSGYELLEQLAINKDQVEALFINGRAQPLDAVINPGDRVALIPPGTPGPYRILLGIRST
- a CDS encoding oxidoreductase, producing MSILFTPFTIGSLTVKNRFVRSATQDWLGHEDGRISEAQVELYENLARGDVGMIITAHAYVQHPLGRASIRQNGIYDDRFIDGYRLLAQAAHRHGAKLIVQISHAGRQTSPDLTEGETPVAPSAVTDGSTGITPREITGDEIWALINAFVAAAERAKKAGCDGVQLHIAHGYCLSQFLSPYTNRRQDEWGGSIENRTRIIREIMARCRAAVGSDFPILAKLNCTDGLSGPGYLTREDVVYTARLLERLGAAAIEVSGGIREAKGVMSRPNIRSEEDEAYFAADARAIKEAVRIPVILVGGLRSTATMEGLLQNGYADMVALSRPFIKEPDLIHRLCAGQAKAKCISCNACFNPAGLACRYEK
- a CDS encoding M48 family metallopeptidase gives rise to the protein MPQITLTGQTITYTVTYSKRRKTVQLKMVSPYVVEITAPTCCSQAYLEKILCTKARWIVQQSARLANIAECPVNRTVEAGVPILYLGQSYPIYSLSDGTPAKVTLEHDRIIIHGCSEQAASCQEILKQWYLERARIILTERTAHWAKRIGVQPTRITLRDQKTRWGSCSSRGTISYNWRMIMAPPKVIDYLVVHELCHLLVPNHSERFWQIVTKHLPDYQTEQSWLRRNGHLLTRIF
- a CDS encoding exo-beta-N-acetylmuramidase NamZ family protein — protein: MMQRISWLSVLLAIFVLLDMGSYSSAAAAAAKVRLGVENIEHYMYLFQGKRVGLITNHTGIDSNFRSTVDILNEKTNLVALFAPEHGIRGNVPAGAAVGFYTDERTGVTVYSLYGATKKPTPEMLANVDVLVFDIQDVGARFYTYIYTMAYAMQACSELGKTFVVLDRPNPVGGVQVEGKVLEPEFQSFIGLYPIPIRHGMTVGELAQLFNSEFGINCDLHVVKMTGWRRDMLYDETGLPWVMTSPNMPTVDTALVYSGIGIFGGTNISEGVGTTRPFELVGAPWLDAQELADRMNAQHLPGVIFRPAYFTPAFSKYKGQVCGGVQIHVVDRKAYKAVRTGLALLYTIIELSGDKFSFNAPYREGSKPNIDLATGDDSLRLGRYTLDEIIAAWDAEAEQFRQLAKPYLLYE
- a CDS encoding two-component system sensor histidine kinase NtrB, which codes for MYSAEAPQNKIVYLNKEDEYSDYFENVKTGILFLDDQLRIKNLNREAEKLCGVDRTAVLGKRSDHVFRHYGEKFLRIFSLSEYDDLYTTSLKLKIKDQITYLHIDALKLRDSAGGISGMIVIMQDVSAVRAAIKQIQTTQMLMSLGELAAGVAHHVRTPLTTISGYLQVMLNRLDNDQYTVRREILEMLLDEVSYINKVVKELVLFAKPQIQKQPWVNLNRLLEEALRLTFKQLGGENIVIDKQLAENLPQICADGNMLKQAFINIMQNAIEAMPEEGVLSLKSWLHADLNMLVVAIADTGPGIPPEILSRVFEPFYTTKLDRMGLGLPIAHRIIAEHGGFININSENQGTRVHVYLPITDDRVRHLTVVHQQILNLQ
- a CDS encoding L,D-transpeptidase family protein, which encodes MAVGRGAAIAVLLLFLAILPAYAQIDPDIASPNIVINLPSRTLEFYSGSTLVKVYPVAIGKPSTPTPTGNFSIISKEVNPWWFPPRGGAAVPPGPDNPLGYRWMGFLPMYGIHGTNTPWAIGTAVSNGCVRMHEADVEELYEVVPYGTPVKVTYDRVKVRVDAHGNASVGIYPDIYGYSDVTLSEIKRKLAAYGLAGLVSDDFLLRLIREEPDRQVVIAQFHQIRVNGKTLVERAVYQENTLFVPVWAIAGALKRNIQWDEQTQTVRAGNFSAPGIVKGDILYITFDNVQVLFGGQQRWQQEERRLDINGHTAALNGKTFTSDVRVLDGILAIPLLALAETIGQKVVWDAAKKAATINGKSLPLGLIAGQPYIQITKIYDYFQAYVYWNESARSIELTYPFNVKGGND